Within Pseudomonas brassicacearum, the genomic segment GCCCTGGCGACGCTGCAAGCGTTTCGCGACATGGGGGTGGTCATCGAAGGCCCGCACCACGGTCGCGTGACCATCCATGGTGTTGGCCTGCACGGCCTCAAGCCGGCCCCGGGGCCAATCTACCTGGGGAACTCTGGGACCTCGATGCGCCTGTTGTCCGGCCTGCTGGCCGCGCAGGACTTCGATAGCACCCTGACCGGTGACGCTTCGTTGTCCAAGCGCCCGATGAATCGCGTCGCCAACCCGTTGCGGGAAATGGGCGCGGTCATCGAGACGGCCGCCGACGGTCGCCCGCCGATGATCATCCGCGGTGGCAACAAGCTCAAAGGCCTGACCTACACCATGCCAATGGCCAGCGCCCAGGTTAAATCCTGTCTGCTGCTGGCGGGTCTCTACGCCGAGGGCAAGACCACCGTCACCGAACCGGCCCCGACCCGCGACCATACCGAGCGCATGCTGCGCGGCTTCGGCTACCCGGTCACGGTCGATGGCGCCACGGCGTCCGTCGAGTCTGGCGGTAAGCTGACCGCTACCCACATCGAAGTGCCGGGCGACATCTCGTCGTCGGCATTCTTCCTGGTGGCCGCCTCGATCGCCGAGGGCTCCGACCTGGTGCTCGAGCACGTCGGCATCAACCCGACCCGTACCGGCGTGATCGACATCCTGCGCCTGATGGGCGCCGACATCACCTTGGAAAACCAGCGTGAAGTCGGCGGCGAACCTGTGGCGGACCTGCGCGTACGAGCAGCTAAACTCAAAGGTATCGAGATTCCGGAAGCGCTGGTTCCGCTGGCCATCGACGAGTTCCCGGTGCTGTTCGTGGCGGCCGCCTGTGCAGAAGGGCGCACCGTATTGACTGGCGCCGAAGAGCTGAGGGTCAAGGAATCGGATCGCATCCAGGTGATGGCTGACGGCTTGCTAGCCCTGGGCGTCAAGTGCCAGCCAACGCCGGACGGCATCATCATCGACGGCGGCCAGATCGGCGGCGGCGAAGTTCATGGTCACGGTGACCACCGTATCGCCATGGCTTTCAGTGTTGCGTCTTTGCGCGCCAGCGCGCCGATTCGCATCCATGATTGCGCCAACGTCGCGACGTCGTTCCCGAACTTCCTGGCGCTGTGCGCACAGGTCGGTATCCGAGTAGCGCAAGAGGCACAGTCGTGAACATCGAGGCACCGGTCATCACCATCGATGGCCCAAGCGGTTCGGGCAAGGGCACCGTCGCCGGGATCCTGG encodes:
- a CDS encoding bifunctional prephenate dehydrogenase/3-phosphoshikimate 1-carboxyvinyltransferase; the encoded protein is MIGRLVVVGLGLIGGSFAKGLRESGLCREVVGVDLDPQSRKLAVELGVVDRCEEDLAIACQGADVIQLAVPILAMEKLLARLATMNLGQAILTDVGSAKGNVVRAATEAFGGMPARFVPGHPIAGSEQSGVEASNAELFRRHKVILTPLDQTDPAALAVVDRLWRELGADVEHMQVERHDEVLAATSHLPHLLAFGLVDSLAKRNENLEIFRYAAGGFRDFTRIAGSDPVMWHDIFLANREAVLRTLDTFRSDLDALRDAVDAGDGHQLLGVFTRARVAREHFSKILARRAYVDAMNSNDLIFLAQPGGSLSGRIRVPGDKSISHRSIMLGSLAEGVTEVEGFLEGEDALATLQAFRDMGVVIEGPHHGRVTIHGVGLHGLKPAPGPIYLGNSGTSMRLLSGLLAAQDFDSTLTGDASLSKRPMNRVANPLREMGAVIETAADGRPPMIIRGGNKLKGLTYTMPMASAQVKSCLLLAGLYAEGKTTVTEPAPTRDHTERMLRGFGYPVTVDGATASVESGGKLTATHIEVPGDISSSAFFLVAASIAEGSDLVLEHVGINPTRTGVIDILRLMGADITLENQREVGGEPVADLRVRAAKLKGIEIPEALVPLAIDEFPVLFVAAACAEGRTVLTGAEELRVKESDRIQVMADGLLALGVKCQPTPDGIIIDGGQIGGGEVHGHGDHRIAMAFSVASLRASAPIRIHDCANVATSFPNFLALCAQVGIRVAQEAQS